The Vicia villosa cultivar HV-30 ecotype Madison, WI unplaced genomic scaffold, Vvil1.0 ctg.000477F_1_1_3, whole genome shotgun sequence region TATTTAAAGATGGGATTTCATACTTCAATATTGTggaaagaatgaataaaaaacaCTCATAAGAACTTGAAGTTATGAAGTGATCAAGTTGGTGTCTCAAAGTTGTGAAATATtcaaaaacttaaaaatatttctaagtgtCAAAcagttacaaaattcaattttgcTGGCCAGTTTTCTCCAAGATGCAATTTGATTCTCTTCAGGTGCTCAACATGAGAGTTATAGAATGTGATCTCATCTTTCCAAAGACCCCAAGAGCATGAATTTATCTTACTTGAGCATCAAGTTTCGAAGAAATAAAGTAGCCATGTTAAAGAGGTTTGAAAGCCCAATTTCATGTTTATGTTCATGTCCAACACCTATGCCAACCATGTGATCTTGCTTTGCAGCCTACATTGCTTCTAAATCTCAACATAATTGATGTCTTACACAAGTCTTTGAGGCATTATACAAGAGCTTTGAGCTTTGTCCAAGTTTCATGCCACTTTGGATAGAAAGGCAACATTGCCATTTTCATAAAGCCAACATTAAACACAAAGTCAATGCATTGAGCTTCGTATTTTTTCCCTTTGATCACATTCAACACAAAAGCTTAGAAGAAACACCTCTAAAGCTAGCTTCTAACCACTCTAGAAAGCCAACCTAAAAGATTGAAACCATAATGCCTTTAACCAAATTTTGAGCCAAGCTCAAATTAAAGCTCTTACTTTTGACCCTTACTTCATCTACAAGCTTCTTCAATTTCCCTATAAATAAATGATCAATCTTCAGCATTAAAAAAAAAGCATCGGGCCACAAATACTCTCAAAATCTCTCTAACTCCATTTTTCACTTTCAAAGTCCTTATCTTTGAAACTTCAAATTTCTTCAAGTTTCTTGTAACTTTTGCTTTGAAACACCATCCGTACATCGTTATTAACTTACTATAAACCTTACCTTGCATTTGTATTAACTAAAACACCATCACCCAACTCCACCATATTCCACTTGTAAGTTAACTTGGTCAAGGAGTTTCAAGGCACTCAAAGCATTCTAAGCATATCATTGTGTTCCTAGGAGTGCAAGGAAGCATGAGGAATGATCATTCCACTTTTGTAAGTGCTAAGAAGAGGCATTAGACCTACTCTAATAGGTATATTTTTTGCAACTTTGAACTCACTCATACATGCATTAATTTGAATGATTAAACTCTATGCTCATGAGTTTTGATTGTGCTTGAATGCCattttatttatgtttgaatTCTTAGGGTTCATACTTTAATCTGAAAAATTATAATGTTTGAGtaagaattaataaaatataaatgcatATTCATAATCCTTATGAAATTTTGAGTGAAATGGTAAATAGATTTGTTATTTTTGGTGAAAAAATGACAGAGTTGAAATTTGACATTGTTGAGTTTCCATGAAGAAGATGAAATATGTAGCATACATTGACCTCTAGCTTAAAAAAAcagcatttttcattttttccttcAGTATTCCTCGACGCATAGAGGTCACGCGTCGACCTCTAGTGTACCAAACCAATTTTGTCATTTTTTCTTCACCATGCGTCGATGCAAAGAGGTCATGCGTCGACTTCCAACAGGCAGAGGTGCTTTTCATTCATTTTCCAATTTTCAACTTAGTATGCGTCGACCTCTAGAGAGCATGCGTCGACGGATGGCTTGcattttcattaaaataaaatcatgttttcgaCTTATGAGATGAGTCCACATGCTTAATACTTATCCATTCTTGATTTAAATGCAAGTTAATTGTTATTAGAGCTTGATTCTTGATCTCACCATGCCTCGGTTGATTCATGTATACTTGTGTTTGAACTTGCCTTTCTCTTGATGAACTTATGACATGTTGTTTGGCTCCTTATTTTTGTCACTTCACTACTTAACTTTGACGTTCATACTTATTGATCAATCACATGATTGATGGTGATTCTATAATCTTGAGTACTCTATGCATTGTTGCTTGTGTACCAATCCAAAGGAATGggatgatattgactaaaattgtcaaggtactcacctCTTTCTTGTGTTTACTTATTTAACCTTTTTTTTCAATGCTTTGTATTTCTAAAACTTAGGCATTCAAATTATGCTTTGTATCTAGAACTTAGCAATTCAAACTATGCTTTGTATTTCTATAACTTAGCAATTCAAATTATGCTTTGTATTTCTAAAACTTAGCCATTTAAACCATACTTTGTATTTCTAAAACTTAGCAATTTAAACTATGTTTTGTATttcttttgtcaaaaaaaaaactatgctTTGTATTTCTAAAACTTAGCAATTTAAACTATGCTTTGTATttcttttgtcaaaaaaaaaaactatgcttTGTATTTCTAAAACTTAACAATTTAAATTTTGCTTTGTATTTCTAAAACTTAGCCATTTAAACTATGATTTATATTTCTAAAACTTAGCAATTCAAATTACGctttgtatttttaaaacttaTCCATTTAAAATTATGCTTTGTATTTATAAAACTTAGCAATTTAAATTATGCTTTGTAGTTCTACAACTTAGCATCCAAAAAAACCTTTTGCCACTTgggatttatcttttaaaaaccttttttaagGTAACTACGACGCTTTGATCATTCATTGCACAAAGAATGTACGTAGGCATAAGATTCTTTGAAATCTTTCCAAACAATTCTTTTCTCACCTCCCCActctttttataaacaaaaataacaacaatacaTTTTAAACCAAATACACATATTTTTAAAGAGGTTCCTACAGAGTACCGTAGATGATGAGGGTATGAATAACTTTCCTTTTCATAACAAACTCCCGAACCTAGAACTctgttttgttttattagttttgttttgaaaacttctttgggttttatttcgctctttttctcatttcctttggaaacaataaagcgcagtgGTGACTACTAAAATACGAGTTAAGTCAATCATTGGCTTAgtctcaatttttcaccgctacACTCGCGAAGTAGCGGCAAGAAATGCAAAGATTAAGGTAATAAGAAGAAAACAAATAGAGATACAAGAAGAAATTAGGAGAGGAAGAGGAGAATAATTAAAATGTTTGAATATGATAATTTTTgtctttttaattttaagttcgtttaataattttaactttatatattaatttgtatTTCAACTTTAATCATGAATGACACAATGCACTTACGCTTGCGTGTTAGAAACATGGAAAATAGGATTTGTATTTTGCAAAGGGATAAACCCCAAACAAAAATAGCAAAGTGATAAACCTCTCATAAATCATTTGCGACGACCTATTAAGTTAAATCCTTTGTCGCCTTGTAAATTtctattttgtgaaaaaaaaatttcAGTTATGAGGGGTTAAACCCCGACTAAACAACTGTTTTTCTTGTAGTGGTAGGAACAATCCAACAAAATGGAATCTGTGGATCAAGTGGGTAAACTACAAGATTTTTGAACGTGTGTTTAAGCTTCTTCAATTTTAGGATGTCCCCACGCGCGATGCTCAATTGCTACAATTTATATGATTATATTTTCACCGTGAAAATGCATTAAGTCGTGAGAGCGCGCGATGCTTAATTGCTACAATTTATATGATTATATTTTCATCGTGAAAATGCATTAAGTCGTGAGAATggatgtgtgcgtgtgtgtgatcTAGCGGTGAAACACTTGGGTCCTGAGAATGTGCTCCTCTCAAAGTCTCAGGTTCGAAACCCGCTAAattcaaattgcttattaaaaaaaatcgtgaGAATGATCATTCATTTAAGTTGaatcatttttataaattaaaaatttatttggtAGTAGATAAAGCGTGGGATAAAAGACGTGatataataatttgttttatattattttattttaataatatgatacaatataataaattaataataatataatagagTTAAATATATAGAATTCCcttgtaatgttagcgagttttgTATTTAGCCCCTGGAATTTTTTTTTGCAATCAGCCCCTTGTAAATTTTTAGATTCCCTCAAGGACCCTCCTGACTGCCACATATCAGAAAAGATTCTCTCTTGCTGCCTATGTGGCAGTCCACGTggatttttcataaaatttattccacgtgaaattataaaataattaaaaaaagaaaaatccacTTGGACTGCCACGTAGGTAGCAAGAGAGAATATTTGCTGCAATGTGGCAGTCAAGGAGGTATTTGAAGGAATCTGAAAATTACAAGGGGGATTGCAAAAAAAACTTCACCAAGGGCTAAAAACAAAACTCGCTAagggttttatatatttaacccaatataatataatgaattaattatgatattTATTGTATTATGTTTttctaatataaatatttatttttagtttgagctaagttagaaataaatagaatatgataaaaattaattaatttattattataaaaatataatataaaatatgaaattaaatattaaatattagatacataaacaaaaatacaaatattaaaaagtaataataatattgaataaTACTTAGTTTAGtaaaagtaaaatattttaaaataaaattaaaattaaacattcaaaaaaattaacatttaattaaatttttaaaattaaatataattttcttaAAATAGGAATTTTGTCATTTAGTcataatatatatgttttttttaaaggaaaaatataatataatatattaaacaaaaaactTATAATCTTAACGAAATAAGTATTTAATTAAGTAGAGGTGAAAAAGTGGGTTCAATCCATCAGACATATctgtttttttcaatattttttgtgaaattaatcaaaattttagACTCATATTTTTCGATATTTTTATTCAGTGTTTTTGAGAATGTCcacattaatattaaattttataaattttagatttaaaatatacaaataatatttGAGATTCCTCCCGCACATTATTTTTTATgcggaataaaataaaattttaaaaccaCACCTACAATTATGTTTGTCCTGCGTATTTCAATTTTTATGACATGCTTGTTTGGCATCATTATATGTAAGTATTCATTAAAATATGACCAATTTATCATCTCTGTATAGTAATACATTGAATTAGTATTATCACATGTAAAAAGATAGACTACACACGTGTCTGCACGCACTCAGTATAAAATATAGGGAAAGTGCAAATAATCAAATATCCACCAAACATCACAAAACACATTCATCTTCTAGCCAGCCAGAGTATATGGCTACTGAGCAAGATGATAGATATTCCTCCATTCAAGTACCACTTTTGAATGATCAAAAACTGAATGATTCAAATACTTTAAAAGCAGTTCATCATGTGGGTAACGCTTCTTTGTTCAAGACATGCTTTCATCTACTCAATGCTATCTCAGGTTTAATTTTTACTCTAtcttaaataatttgtttttttaaactatatctgcttttgaaaaacaatttaattttgtcATTATTGAAGAATGGTTTTAAATCCAGTTACTCAAGTGTTCAAAAGTAGAGTttacctttttttcttttcttttggtcaagattttatcttttaattttgttcaattttacaatttttatttaaCATGTTTAAAAATGGGAGATTCAACATTTTTTTGTTGCTATAGATAAAAAATTATGTTTTCAAAAGAGAGTATGAAAATGTGTGATAAATGTGGtggaaattgaaaatgaaaaagaaaaatttattaACAAATGTATTTAGTCTAAATTTGAACATACATTTATAATTTTTAGGAATGAAAACGAATATGTCCGTGCTTTTGAGATCCGTCTcgcaaaaatctataaaaaaaagggGTGAAATATGGTGAGGTCTAAAACTTTGACCAACCGCAATAAAAATGTGAGCGGTAGACCCGCAGTCACTTCACATTTTAAGtccaaatatataaaatttatattaatcttCATACCCGCAAAAATCTTAAGAAAAAAATGAAGTGGGACGAAACAAACACATCAGAGACATTAGAGAATGCATGCTTAAATTATTGTTCCACTCAGCAATAAGGTATGGACAAAACAGACTTATCAAACCATCTACACACacctaataattttaataataatattttgttttaagaAAGTAAAATAGTGTTTTGTGATAGGTGTTttcttaataattatataattaattaaaattgtttttacattCTTCTATAaaacttttttatgaaaaatacaaaaaactcttaatttaaatagatatttttaataaataattttacttTCTCACTTATAGATTGAAAAGTGAGTATATGATTATTAAAGGGAATATTTTAAGTAAAGACTTTAAAAGGAGTTGAACTCGACAAAAAGAATATATATCCATGTGTGTTCATTGAAAAATGGATCTTTTTGTTTATACATTACACTATATAAGTAGCAATTATATCATCTATATATTATACTCTTCCTTATggctatttaatatttatatatatttagacTTAGATTTGTttctaatatattaaatataacttattaaaagaaagaataaacgatatcattttttaaaataaaaacaaattattgAATAAAAGATGGGACATAAAGCCTAATCCAACAAAAgctataattaacaaaaaaacaacaaaacaaatagTAACATTGATTAAATGTGCACTGTATCATTATACGAACCAGTTTaaagtttaattattttaaatttttttcctcCACAAACTATCTGAATATTTTATCTATAAGATATCTACTCTGGTTTTCATTTTTGTCTGCACTCATTTGCAATTTTCCGTGACTAATATTCCACTGTATATAATGATAACTACAAATAATGAGATATTGCTTTCAAGGCTGTACAGATAAcgataataatattttgtttcacaaaaatatttgaatattacaTAGAATAGTGTGACGATTGTCGGTTCCAATATTGCTGATGCGATAGCTTCTGCAACTGTATTGAACTGCAGTTACGGTGCGAGTAAATTGTTAATAACTTTTATGTTATGATATTATTTCAGGAGTTGGCATTGTTTCAATGCCATATGCCCTAGCATCAGGAGGATGGTTAAGCATATTTCTTCTATTTACAATAGCCCTAGCATGTTGTTACACAGGCACATTGGTTAAAAAATGCATGGACATGGATCCTAATATCAGAACCTTTCCGGACATAGGTGAACATGCGTTTGGATCGAAAGGAAGGTTATTCGTATCGATAATCATGAATTCGGAACTGTATTTAGCAGTAACCGGTTTTCTAATTTTGGAAGGTGATAATCTGAACAAACTGATACCGAATGTGGAAATTCAGATAGGAGAGTTAACAATCGGTGGGACGACATTGTTTACTATGGTTACTTGTTTGGTTATTTTGCCTACTGTTTTGTTTGAGGATATGAGTTTGTTGTCTTATGTTTCTGCTGGTGGTGCTTTGGCTTCTTCGATTTTCATTGTTTCGTTGTTGTGGAATGGTGCAATTGATGGAACTGGTTTTCATGGAAAAGGAAGGGTTTTGAATTGGAGTGGAATTCCTTCTGCTGTTAGTTTGTATGCTTTCTGTTATAGTGCTCATCCTGTTCTTCCTACTCTCTACAATTCTATGAAGAACAAAAGTCATTTCTCCCGGGTGAGTATTAAGCTGTTTTAGTCATTTCAATATGATTTATAAAACTATTTGAAAGAACTTATAGAAATCATAGATTTAAAATTGCGGTTGTGGTTACAATGCGGTTTCAGTTATGGATGTTGCGATTGCAATGTGAGTTTTGATTGATAGGTACGAGTGACAAAACGAGTCTGGCTCGCCGGACATGTCCGTTTATCAAGGGCAGACCAAAGTTTTAGGCTCACACCCTCTAATATGTCCGTTCAGTTTTTTTCCGGACGCGGAcattaatatttttctaaattcTTCTGTTTTTGTCAGGTCCTAATCATAAGCTTTTCAGCATGCACGTTTGGTTACGCAGCAGCAGCAATTCTAGGCTACTTAATGTTCGGGCAAGAAGTCGaatcacaagtaactctaaatcTCCAAACAGGAAAGTTAAGTTCAAGAGTAGCAATATACACAACCCTAGTCAATCCAATAGCAAAATACGCATTAATGCTTACACCAGTAATAAATGCAATAAAAGCAAAGGTTTCATGCAACAAAAGGGCCACACATATGATTATTAGTACATCTTTACTAGTAAGTTCTCTTGTTATAGCAGTTACAATTCCTTTATTTGGATACCTTATGTCACTTGTTGGAGCATTGTTGAGTGTCTCAGCTTCAATTTTAGTGCCATCTATTTGTTACTTGAAGATTTCAGGAGCTTACAAGAGATTTGGAAGTGGAATGATTATTAATTATTCGATAATTGTAATGGGAgttgctattgctgtttttggtACTTATAGGTCTCTTGTggatataattcaaaatttgtaAGTTGTATGAGTTTCATTGGATAGcagtgttttttttgtttgtttgttggaTAAAGTACTTTTTGTCTATATCTAGACAGCCTGCATTAACTTTTTATTTTCCTGTTGTTTACGGTTGGAAAAACAACCACTGAATAAATTATTGAGTCGAATGGGTCGCTCTTTTTAATACATTTTGCGACATTGTTTAAAATTATACAACGCGGCAGAACTACTATGATGTCTCTGGGATAAAATAACTGAGTTTTACATTACGATTATTATTTGTATGATAAATAATCAGTCTAGAATTACATCCTCAAATGACATAAAGACTCGTCGATGATGATGTTAAAACCACTCGTATTTTCTGACAAGAATCAGTCGATGATAGTGCAGACAAACCACTCGAAAATAGAAAAGTAAAATTTAAGAAGAAGTGGAGATGAAAGAGAACAGAGATTTTTTATTCGGAAATTTGGAGTAAAAAAAACGAGATGAGAAGGTTTCTATTTATAGGTGAGAAACTAAACCGAATTGGAGAAAATCGTGGGGGGCAATGGAACGGAtccaactaggggtggcaaaatgggtcgTGGTCCACCGGcccggcccgcgcacccgccataAAATGGTGGGTTGGTCTGCCGCCCGCCAATGGTCGCCCCGCCAAAATTCACCGTCCGCCAAAGCCCGTCTCGCCAATTCGTTCAGCCTATCTCGTCTTAAGTCCGCCCTCCTTTtagttaattataataatttaaatttttgatgatttaatttatacatttatttgtaaatatatgcaaaaaaaaatttaagtaaaatttgttaaagaaatgttttataaaaaaatttaaaaaataagtgaaaattttaattgaaaggtaaaaaaaactattaatatattaaaaaatataaaaataaattaataaaaaattaggcGGGTAAGCCCGTCGCCAACCAACCCGTCACCTTGGCGGGACGGACTTGATTTTTAGGCCCATTTTAACTTGGCGGGCTTGTCCATCCCGCTTTTTTTTTATGGCCATAAGACGGGTGGGTGCGGGGCGGGCGGCCAGTTTTGCCACCCTAGATCCGACACCATAACTAACTGTTGCAAACTTGATTAACAAGTAATTTGTCTACTGAAATTTGAAAGACAAGACAAAGGTTCGATCAAACTTTATAGTTAAGTTAATATTATCGTTATTTATTGGTAGTGTGTTTTCACTCAATCACAAAGTTGAACATTCTTTAGGACTCAAAATATATAAAGACTACTatctccattttttattataagtcgttttggatttttcacatatgttaagaaaaataataattattgtgaaattatgaaagttttcataaaatttatgtagaagataaatttacatatattattaattaaaaagagagagaataataaatatttaagaatataataaaagatatatcattaattatttattattgaaattgtaacttatatttaaataaaaaaaatttgcagAGCAACTTATGATAGAAAACAGAAAGAGTACTAAAGTGTGCTTTTGACTTTTTCAAATTCACTTTTTTACACACTAGCCTACTCATGCTCATTTATTGTCAACTTCGTCCCACTAAATACTTCCCATTCTccattaatcatttgattttcaacACTGTCCCATAAAAATGTCTCATTATGAAGTAGGATAGACTATATGAGGTAAATATCATCAGTTAGAGATTTTGTAGTGATTTACATGTTTAGAGTACTCCAATGATATGTCCTTGAATGGTCCCTTTCTGCTGAAAATTGGAATGAACACGTTTTTAGTATTGCAATATTAAAGAATCTATGCTGTCTTAAAATTGGGTACTTGCACCAAATGTGTGAATAAAAAAGAGAGATAATGAAGTGATAAGATGTAAATTGTGAGGGTTATTTGAGAATAGAACCAAATTTTCTGACAATTTGTGGGATCACTTTGGTTACGTCTTACGTggtagaaaaaaaaaatcaatttggcAAAGTTAATTTTAGTCCAAAAGTCAATTTGGcaattaatgttgtttggattatatatatgaaaaattgatTTTGGATACGGTTGGGAACAAGTTTGTTGGAGAGGATAGAGCACATATA contains the following coding sequences:
- the LOC131628776 gene encoding amino acid transporter AVT1I-like, which translates into the protein MATEQDDRYSSIQVPLLNDQKLNDSNTLKAVHHVGNASLFKTCFHLLNAISGVGIVSMPYALASGGWLSIFLLFTIALACCYTGTLVKKCMDMDPNIRTFPDIGEHAFGSKGRLFVSIIMNSELYLAVTGFLILEGDNLNKLIPNVEIQIGELTIGGTTLFTMVTCLVILPTVLFEDMSLLSYVSAGGALASSIFIVSLLWNGAIDGTGFHGKGRVLNWSGIPSAVSLYAFCYSAHPVLPTLYNSMKNKSHFSRVLIISFSACTFGYAAAAILGYLMFGQEVESQVTLNLQTGKLSSRVAIYTTLVNPIAKYALMLTPVINAIKAKVSCNKRATHMIISTSLLVSSLVIAVTIPLFGYLMSLVGALLSVSASILVPSICYLKISGAYKRFGSGMIINYSIIVMGVAIAVFGTYRSLVDIIQNL